The Caldisericia bacterium DNA segment CGACTCTTAATGCACTTGAAAATGTTGAACTACCTATGATCTTTTTTAATAAAAATATCAAAGAAAGAAGAGAGAAAGCAATTTCAATTTTAACAAAATTTAAATTGGAAGATAGATTAAAGCATAAACCCTCTGAACTTTCAGGAGGGGAACAACAAAGAGTTGCAATCGCAAGAAGTTTGGCTAATGATCCTGAAATAATTTTGGCAGATGAACCAACAGGAAATCTTGATTCAAAAACTGGGGAAAGTATCATGGAAGAATTTGTAAATATAAATAAAAATTTTAAAAAAACTGTTTTAATTGTAACTCATGCAAGAGAAGTTGCTGAATATGCAAATAAAATTATACATATAAAGGATGGATTAATTGAAACAATCGAAGAATTAAGGAGGAATTAAATGAAAAAAAACTTGATCAGTCTGTTAATAATAATATTTATTTTTTCTTTTATAAAAATATCTTTAAGTAAAAATCAGGTTGAGAATAAACCAATTTTAACAATTAAAAATTTTAATTATTTTCCAAACCCTGTTGCAAATGGTGAAAGTTTCGATTTAAATCTAAATATAGTAAACATTGGCAGCAAGGATGCAAAAAATATTAAAATAGAAATTAAAAAAATTGAAGGACAAAATACTCTTTTATACTTCTCACCCAAAGAGTTCAGCAATGTAATTTATATAAATTTAATACAAAAAGAAGAGAGTAAAAATGTGAAATTTTCTTTTAATGTAGATGAAAATATTAAAGGTGGTGTTTATAATTTTGTTGTT contains these protein-coding regions:
- a CDS encoding ABC transporter ATP-binding protein gives rise to the protein MDTIIETQNLIVNYYLEKVIVPALRGVNLKIDKGDFVAIMGKSGSGKSTLLHVLGGLQRPTKGTVFINGVNLTKLNENELAIFRRKYIGFVFQSYNLIPTLNALENVELPMIFFNKNIKERREKAISILTKFKLEDRLKHKPSELSGGEQQRVAIARSLANDPEIILADEPTGNLDSKTGESIMEEFVNINKNFKKTVLIVTHAREVAEYANKIIHIKDGLIETIEELRRN